GATGCTGGGTGATGCGGTCGTCGCGCAGCAATTTGCCCGCGAACTGCAGAAAGAAGGTATTTACGTCACCGGGTTCTTCTTCCCGGTGGTGCCAAAAGGTCAGGCGCGTATCCGCACCCAGATGTCTGCGGCGCATACGCCTGAACAAATTGAACGTGCGGTGGAAGCCTTTACCCGCATCGGCAAACAGCTGGGCGTCATTGCCTGAGGACGTGTGATGAAAGCGTTATCCAAACTGAAAGCGGAAGAAGGGATTTGGATGACCGACGTGCCGGAACCGGAAGTCGGTCATAACGATCTGCTGATCAAAATTCGTAAAACGGCTATCTGCGGTACTGACGTTCACATCTACAACTGGGACCAGTGGTCGCAGAAAACCATTCCGGTACCGATGGTTGTCGGTCACGAATATGTCGGCGAAGTGGTGGGCATCGGCCAGGAAGTAAAAGGTTTTAAAATTGGCGACCGCGTCTCCGGTGAAGGCCATATTACCTGTGGTCACTGCCGTAACTGCCGCGGCGGACGTACGCACCTGTGCCGTAATACCATCGGCGTGGGCGTGAACCGTCCGGGCTGCTTCGCGGAATACCTGGTGATCCCGGCCTTTAACGCCTTCAAAATCCCGGACAATATTTCTGACGATCTGGCCTCCATCTTCGACCCGTTCGGCAACGCGGTACACACCGCGCTCTCCTTCGACCTGGTCGGTGAAGACGTGCTGGTCTCCGGCGCGGGCCCAATCGGCATTATGGCGGCAGCCGTGGCGAAGCACGTGGGTGCGCGCAACGTTGTGATCACCGACGTGAACGAATACCGTCTGTCTCTGGCGCGCAAAATGGGGGTCACCCGCGCGGTGGATGTCTCGAAAGAGAGCCTGACCGACGTGATGGAAGAGCTGGGCATGACCGAGGGCTTTGACGTGGGTCTGGAGATGTCCGGCGCGCCGCCGGCGTTCCGCACCATGCTCGACACCATGAACCACGGCGGCCGTATCGCGATGCTGGGTATTCCGCCGTCAGATATGTCTATCGACTGGAATAAAGTCATCTTCAAAGGGCTGTTCATCAAGGGCATCTATGGCCGCGAGATGTTCGAGACCTGGTACAAGATGGCGGCGCTGATTCAGTCCGGTCTGGATCTGTCCCCAATTATTACTCACCGTTTCTCCATCGATGAGTTCCAGCAGGGCTTCGACGCGATGCGTTCCGGCCAGTCAGGGAAGGTGATCCTGAGCTGGGAGTAACCTGTCTGCTGGCATCGCTTTTACGGGTGCCAGCGCTCTTTCTTAGCGGTTTGACTTTCCAGAAGTTACTTGTTAACTTCTGGCGAAATTTCATCCATTCTGTCTTCTCCGCACGTTCATTCTTGCAATCAAAATGATTTCGTCAGGAAAGATATTGCCAGGCTAATCAGGTCATTATGTCCACACTGTTTTCACAGAAGTTGGTTGAGACACCTTCGCGATTTACCGCTTTCTTTACTGTCGTTATTTCACTGCTAATAGTCATTGGCGTTAATATTATACATGCTAAATATAATGCGGTGATTAACCGTACGTTGGTTTTCGCGCTGATATTGCTGACATTAAAATGTATAAACAATAAATTAATCAGGAATGTACTGGCGATTATTTTATTAATTCCGGTTGCAGCAGATATTACTTTACAGCTATACGCCTGGAGTAATTTCAATTCTGCGTTTAGTTATGGTTTTGCGCTGAGCGTACTCAATACGACACCGGGTGAAGCAAGTTCGATGCTCGGTTTGTACTGGCGCGATTGTCTGATCTTTATCGCCCTGTCCGCGTTGTTCATTTATACCGCGAATACCGGCAAATGGCCTGTCGCGCCGCGTTTTCGTCGCTGGCCCGCCGTTGCGCTTGCCGTCACGCTGCTGGCTTTTTATGGTCAGGCCTTGCAGCATCAACTCAGGAAAAGCAGCGTCGAAAGCCTGGCACAGCGCGTGGTTCAGGCGACGCCTGTTAGCACATCAAAAGTCTTTATGCAGGCCATTGAAGATAATGCCGTGGTGGCCAATATCGGCAAAAATATTCCTGATTATAAAATCACGTTATCCGATACCGGCATCGAAAACTATGTGCTGATCATTGGTGAGTCTGAGCGTACGGCAAATATGAGTATCTATGGTTATCAACGAGATACTACTCCAGAGCTGGAAAAGCAAAAATCGCAGCTCTTACTGTTCCGCAATGCCGTTACGCCTGCACCGGTCACGATTATGGCGGTACCGCTGGCGTTAACCGCGGATACTGTGAATGCACGCGATCCGCGTAAGTATGGCGATAACGTCATCAATATCGCTAATAAAGCGGGATATGATACG
This region of Enterobacter pseudoroggenkampii genomic DNA includes:
- the tdh gene encoding L-threonine 3-dehydrogenase, with product MKALSKLKAEEGIWMTDVPEPEVGHNDLLIKIRKTAICGTDVHIYNWDQWSQKTIPVPMVVGHEYVGEVVGIGQEVKGFKIGDRVSGEGHITCGHCRNCRGGRTHLCRNTIGVGVNRPGCFAEYLVIPAFNAFKIPDNISDDLASIFDPFGNAVHTALSFDLVGEDVLVSGAGPIGIMAAAVAKHVGARNVVITDVNEYRLSLARKMGVTRAVDVSKESLTDVMEELGMTEGFDVGLEMSGAPPAFRTMLDTMNHGGRIAMLGIPPSDMSIDWNKVIFKGLFIKGIYGREMFETWYKMAALIQSGLDLSPIITHRFSIDEFQQGFDAMRSGQSGKVILSWE
- a CDS encoding phosphoethanolamine transferase encodes the protein MSTLFSQKLVETPSRFTAFFTVVISLLIVIGVNIIHAKYNAVINRTLVFALILLTLKCINNKLIRNVLAIILLIPVAADITLQLYAWSNFNSAFSYGFALSVLNTTPGEASSMLGLYWRDCLIFIALSALFIYTANTGKWPVAPRFRRWPAVALAVTLLAFYGQALQHQLRKSSVESLAQRVVQATPVSTSKVFMQAIEDNAVVANIGKNIPDYKITLSDTGIENYVLIIGESERTANMSIYGYQRDTTPELEKQKSQLLLFRNAVTPAPVTIMAVPLALTADTVNARDPRKYGDNVINIANKAGYDTYWFSRQGKGGAHNNVITGIALNTKQHEWIDGGYDEDLLPLLQNALKAPGKKLIVLHLYGSHEPSCRRFPASQAVLHGDNEADDCYDNSVRYTDTLMGKVFSLLENSRSSVMYFSDHGLIRDPKRAVAYSHGNVNPPREALHIPVFIWYGHQVDSGKQYTGDYNTVWSADDINTLAELWLGIHRQGEPVQSVQSWLTGYNKNVSVLDTTGKSYDWRNIR